The sequence below is a genomic window from Macadamia integrifolia cultivar HAES 741 chromosome 1, SCU_Mint_v3, whole genome shotgun sequence.
agggatcacgtcccttgaatatAGGAGTGAATGCGTGCacatttctgggtgccttacttgaccgtgccgagccgaggtgacaagttggttgagccgaggtgactggtagcaccGCCTGATGGAGGTCCGAGGTGACAGCATAGCCTGATGgggggccgaggtgacagcatgACCTGAttgagggctgaggtggcagcatggcctgatggagggccgaggtagtagcacggctagatgagatgccaaggtggcatcacggcctgatggagggccgaggtggtagcacggcctgatggagggccgaggtggcagcacggcctgatggagggctgaggatgcagcacggcttgatggagggtcaagttagtagcacggcctgatgagatgccaaggtggcagcacaacttgatggaaggccgaggtggtagcacgacctgatggagggccgaggtagtagcatggcttgatgagatgccaatgtggcagcacagcctgatgagatgccgaagTGACAGCACGAACTGTcgggatgccgaggtggcagcacggcctgatggagggccgaggtggtgggtcagtcttctgttcaggtttgcatacactaTTCaaccgtgctgaggaaggggacatattttgcctcatcaagcATCATCACGAGGGGGGGGCATAGTTTCTAACTCATCTAATTGGGGGAGTAATAATGACTCGAGATGAGAATGGTCATTACAACTAGGGATGTATATGGGCTAAGTTCATGTATTTGTCCGTGCAAAGTTTGGTAGTCCCCTATACCATGTCCAATTCCTATATCGAACTCTATTTTGACTAAAACTTAACATGTGAATAAAGGACCTTGGAGTTCTGTCTTTCCAAAATGTAGACCAAAACCTTCTCTTATTAAATAATTTGTATTACCAAATTAATTATGAAGGCCTCTTGCCAGGTCGTTGTTACCACTTACTCTTACGTTGGGCCAAAATTATTTGAGTCTAAATATTGGGCTGGTTCAACCCAAATCGGACTCAAGCACTTACATAGGCAATCACATTGGATATGGTATCACCTTGAAAGTAGTGGGCGCATGATCTGCATTgcttgggtttctttttcttcttttttaatttttcactcAGTCCAAATCGTATATTTATAATGAAAATTGTTTTAAAATCACAACCAAGAATTTGAAATCTTTATCAGGCTCAAAGCCAAATAACATCTACCATCCATTGGATTATTGGATTCAATGGGATTAACAAAGTTTCGGATTATTACATTGACCGGGATTAACAAAGTTTCCTTCCTGGATCTGGATTATGACACCCTTGATTCAACTAATGTCCAAACTTTTTGACTACCCTAGCGTTGaacttttatagaaaaaaaaaaatccagattcCAGCATAATTCCGCTCACATAATCAGATATGGGACTCAATCACAATTGATCTAAGTGGGCTCCATATAAATGATACCATTCCTCAATGGGGTGACATGCAGACTCTTCCTTACATTCGTGTCATGTGACAATTTAATCAATCTATTATAAAGTGTTTAAAGATGCTAGTAATAGGTGACAAGCCAATAATATTGGAAACCTTTATGAATCCATAGGGCCCAGGCAAGATTTGGGTGGTCTTGTGTATGAATTTTACCTTTATACATGActttttttcatttgatttgttTGCACACATAAATTTGGAGTTTTTCAATATAGCGGAAAAGACCCTCTCCCTATTTTGGTTGGGGCCTTTTCTGGGGTACCGGTATACAATAACACTGGCCACCAGTATCAGCCAGCAGCCTAGTGGCAGTGGTAGTGGGCCTAGTGGCAGCATCTCCCTTCTCAAgtcccaaaaacaaaaggaaaaggaaacccAGGTGCAAACAGGTCAAAAGGTCGTAGTGGTGGCAGGCTACGAATTTTGCCTTTTCCTGGTCGAGAATCGCGATAGCGAATCAGTAATACAGATTAAAAACATAAAACGAGGAACCAATCCttcaccttttctttttccgtTTTCAACTTTTGATATAGAAGAAGCAAACAAATCTCAGCACCAACGCAACATGAGTGAGAGCTGATATATTAACTAGATATTTTCATCTGCATTGTATTTTACTGTAAGCCTTAAGAAAGAACAATTGACACTATAATACCCCCAACCTCACGActgaagaaataaataaataatttaaaggACAGAACGCAAAATTCTCGATTATTTGGGAGTTGGGAGATAACCCTATACAACATCATCCCTAATCCCACATTCTCATCCCATGATCAGTGACTCACCCGGTCACCCCTCCCGTGTCGTCCGACGCGTTAGGCGAGTCAGAAACCGAGTCACACGACTCATGCGAGGGTGTCATCTCTACTCCTCTGATCTCCTCAATCATCTTCACTATGTAACCCATCTTTGGCCTTTGATCCGGTGTGGGTGACGTGCAGGCCATCGCGATCTGGAGTAACCCAACCATCTCCTCCTCAATATCCTTATACCTCATCAACTCCAGATCGAACACCTCCGCTGTCCATTCCTCCCTCACCACCGACTGTACCCACCTCGGGAGATCAACGATCCCACCGTAGCCACCCCCGGGCCCACTACTCTCCATCACGAATGGGCACTTCCCCGTCAGTAACTCCAGCAGCAGTACACCGAAGGCGTACACGTCAGCCTTCTGAGAGAATTTACGTCCATCCGTCACCTCCGGCGCACGATAGCCTGTCGATCTGGGCAAGCTATTTGGAGAAGCAAAAACAGAGAGACCGTAATCACAGACCCGAGCGTTTCCGGTATTATCAAGGAGTACATTGGTAGACCTGATATTCCCATGAGCCAGTCTCGGTGACCGGTAAGAATGGTGAATAAAGGCTAATCCACGAGCCGCTCCAGCTGCAATCTTCAACCTGGTTGTCCAGTCTAGCGGGGTTCGACCCGGTCCACGGTTACCTGCCACGTATGAGGAATTGGAAAGTGTGCAGTTGgcaaatccaaacaaaaaattcaattaatcCATAATTAAttacttttgttttgtttattaatTTCTAGGACGGGATTAGAAGGTCTAGAGACGAGAGTGCAGAAGAGCCTAAGGCCCACCCACGTCGAGTCGATCGTGGTCTTAGACTTTCCCGGGTTTCGGTAAATCTTTCCAGCTAGGAACAAGAatattattttatgaaaaaattaatattaaaaaaaaaagggtcgcTTCCGTCATTTCACTAGTTCACCGGATACCTAATCTTCGGTGAGAGTCGGATAAGGACGTACCATGGAGGAGCCAGAAGAGGCTTCCGTTAGGCATGTAGGCGTAGACCAGCAACTTCTCATCTCTGGCGTAGTAGTAAGCTTTCAGAGTAACGACGTTAGGGTGCCGTAACCGGCCCAACAGTTCCATATGCTGTTCGAACTCACGTTTCCCACCAACCTGAACTTCTTTAAGCCGTTTGACGGCGACAACGTTACCGTCGTCCAGGATAGCCTTATACGCCGTCCCAAACCCACCTTTCCCAAGCATTTCTGCAGAAGCTCGAAGCAAATCTTCCAACTCAAACCGCTTCGATCCTCCTTCCTCGAAGAAAACCATTTTCCCTCTATCGttacatcctcctcctccttgcgACGGGTACGGACACGCCGAATACACGATCTTTTCGCTCTCTAGTAATCGGGAGCCTCTTCCTTCCCGCATTTTCCCTACATAACTCCTCAAGAAGTAGCAGTACAAGAAGAGCGAAACCACAGAGAGAACCAAAAGATCGCCGACTATGATGGCTATCACGGCGAGCATACTCATCTTCCTGGCTCCACTACGATGACCATTTCCCTGTGCGTTGGCGCCAGAAACCGCAGGAGATGATGAAATGACCGCAGGACTTCCTTTAACTGGACTTACTGGCGACGCCACCGCCCCCTCCGGTGCCGTACTCTTACAGTTCGATAATGGTGAACCGCACAGAACACGGTTGCGATCGAATGCAGTTTTGGGGAAACTGGAGAGGGACGTCGGTATGGCTCCTTTGAGGTTGTTTCCAGATACATTGAAATCCTGCAGATTAGGGAGACTCAAACCTGTAATAGGACCAGAAAACTGGTTTGCTTCGAGGCGTAGTGTGAGAAGGTGAGTGAGATGATTGACGGTGATCGGAATCTGACCGGAGAGATTGTTGTAAGACAGATCGAGACGGTAAAGCCGGGTAAGCAACGATACGGACGCCGGGAAGTCGCCAGAAAACTCATTgtaagagaggaaaagaagctTGAGTGCAGTGAGGTTAGAGAGGTCAGGAATGGTACCAGAGAGACTGTTTCGCTTGAGACTCAGAACGCGAAGCTGATTCAAAGAGGCTAAGGGTTGGAAACTACCACGGAGGTCTAGTCCTTCAAGAACGAGGCGATTAACGCGGCCACGAATGCATGAAACGCCGTACCATCTGCACGGATCGACGGTTTCGTTCCAGCTACTAAGCTTGTTGGTAGTATCTGAAGCGTTTTTGAACGCCATTAAGGGCTTGAAATCCGGATTTGAAGATGGCTGCGAGAGAGTGAAATGAAGCAGCGATAGCAAGATGAAGAAATGCAGATATCTGTGGGTAGCTTTCGCCATTGATGCCCTGCAAATCTGCAAAAGAGAAAGGacgagaaaataataaaaaactggAAGGGTTTGCAGAGCAGTTCAGCCTTTTAGAACCCTTGAGAGTGGAGAAAAAGTAGACAACCCACCCAGAGAGCGACCAAAGCAATGGGAgaatgaaacaaaaagaaaagaggattaAAAAGACGAGACTACCTTCAACCTAGAAAATCTGTGTTTTATTTTATAGGAAGGATACTCGTGGTGGATCCTTGGATGCGCGCGCACGATAGCTTGATTGGAATAATTACTGGACCCCACTTCCACCTAAACGGCCATACTGCCATACTGGGTCGTTGGGCGCTCCCACCGTGGGAGCGTTTTTCCCTCGAGGGGATTTTCGTGCGTGTGATTATGATTAATGAGTGGATGATGAACTTAAAAGCGTGGAACAAACCGagagattttattaaaaaaaaaaaNNNNNNNNNNNNNNNNNNNNaaaaaaaaaaaaaaagtggaacaTACCGAGAGATTGATCAATGGGTCGCCTGTTGCTCGAAAATATAAGAacaccggtgaaaatattaaagccaggagggggttatctgAGCGAGCAGCGTAGAAGATCACACTAATAAAATGTGTTAAAACAGAATCTTATAGTAGAAAATAATAAGATCATTTCATGAGACAAGGAGAGAAAGATACAAAAGTGCTATCTTAAACTGGTGGTTAATATTCAAATGGAATAAAGAACGATATCCTCTGGCTTGTGTCTACACCGAGACACAGTAGGTGCAAAAAAGATCGCACGATTGGGCCTAGAAGATGCTCACACACTCCCTAATTGGTGTCTATGCCTATACACAGTGGACCTGAAAATACTACATTATCCAGTCCAAAAAATGCTCACATAGTGGCCACTCCCCTGGCGTGTATCTACACCAAAGGGTAGCGTTCTCTTACCcaaatttgaagaaagaacGCTGCCCTACAGGTTATAAAACACGGTGTAAGATGTTCATCGATCATTATAGCTATTGTTGCCCATACAAATGAATTGTATAAAACATTTTTGGATGGATTcagtttcatttaaaaaaaaaaaaaccctatctttttattgaaaaaaatcaattattgctaaaaaaatcaatatgcTTTGGTGCTCATTATTCGAGGTGTCAAAAGTTGCCCCACATCGATAGGCTCCATCTAAATTGATTGATTGAAGCTCGAGATTGGCCCAATTGATTATTAAATATGTCGTGCTCAAGCACTTGAGCACCAATGGCTTAATATTCTTTGGATGGTCCCAATGGAAGGTGGTGCATCGCTGGTCACCTGACTAAATACTATCATTGATCAATAACAAACTGTTTTATAGTCTGATCAATCCATTAAAACTTATTTCAGTCTCATTGTAACCTGCTTATGGATCATTTATGGTCAATTTAAGGACCAACTATAGGCCTAGTTAATTAATTAGCCcgtttaaatttcatttatctTAAACTCAATTATAGACTAAAAATCAATTAGCATAGGACACCCAATTACTTAAATagatagaaaaatataaaacctaaaaGATACTCACATATATACCCTCTCATTGGCCGCTCACACTCCCATTCGTTATCATATCTTTCTTCATAAATATCATACGATATATATCAGCCAATACAACTGATTATATACCAGTAACTAGAgccaccaaaaaaacaaaaacctagaaccctaaaaaacacatgaaaacctcttcaaggcttttttttttttttttgggttaggaGCTTTTCATTTATGTTGGGTGGGCCTTGGCAGTCCAGTGGATCAAATATTTCACAATATAAACAGTCTAAAAATTTATCGTTACTTAAATGGCTATAGTGATGACTTGACAGCGAAAAGAAACGTGACCATTTATGCTTATTCTGACATGAATGGAGAAATGGCCAGCATTTTACCAGGTGGATTAGACCCTGTGAAAGAACCGTTGGATTGGACTTTCTGGTTATGCACAGCTTGaggctgtttttttttttttttttttttttttaacttgaggCTGTGTTTTGAAGGCTAAAAAAATAGGATAGAGATACACACAATAACTTATcattaatatcatcatcatGATTTTTATCAATAATGTTTTTCTTAGCTTCCATACATATGTgcatgatttagggtttattcGCAAAACAAAGGAATCCCTCGCCATTAGGGTAAGTTTGTCCCTGACCATCTAACCCTCTTGAGTTAAGATTTCTGATTTTAACGCAAACTAGGATTGTAAAACACTGACCCTAATTTAGGGTTAGGTAGGCTGGATTATGCTTAGGCTTAGCCCAGCCCGACACAACCTAGtcctgtcttcttctttttcttcttgattaaaaacatttgataaaaatAACCCAAACACGAATTCGTtgaaaccaaaaatcaaaatgtgCTCAGAAGTCTATGGGCTCAAAGCCCACAAATCTCTATTATACCAATCCCAAATGAGCCCAACAACCCTTGATTTTAGGGTGATATTGTAATGGGGGAATTGGCCCTAGGGTTTCGGCCTCTCAGGGCAATGGTTGCCACCTCAATGGGTAAGAAGCTCCAGCTGCTCTTTTCGTCCAAGATTTGGCCTCAAAACAGGCCCATTTAAGAGAAGATCAAGGTGATCTTGGTGGGTTTTCCAGAGAAGAGGCTGGTTGGTGTATTGGAGTTCATGAGATCCGTAGAGCTGGCCCACGGCTACTTGTAGAGCATCCTTTCATATGCTAAGCTCTTATTACCTCAAGCCACAAGCCACGAAACTAAGAGGAGAAGGAGACGAGACGAAGTAGAATCCCAAGGGGAAAAGGGCACCCAATGGTTGGAGCATGAGAGAATAAGTTGTGGTTCTAAGACTCCTACCTgggttttaggggtaaaattgtaacaaaaatgtacatttttcttttttgcgaAAAGTAAAGGTAAAAATGATTGATCCACACTTATCCGATATCAATCCGGACAccataactaaatccttgattaagagtgattagggagTGGATATTTgtgaaaggaaaatgacatttACTATCATGGTTGTACACATGAGCATTCAAAAcatgttctttttgttttcaaatatatccCTTTTCGCCTTTGTAATGACTAGAAATGAGACAAGTGTTAGATGCTCACATATAAGACTAGATAATCGTACAAGTGGATTAAATCCCGTATTGTCACATATATGAATAGTTGCTATTCTCCCTACACGTACGAGGAGCTGATCGGTCTGAATCTCCCACTGACAAGgttattttctcttctattttcaatGCTATGTGGCACATCTCTTTTGCTACATTTTTTCCCCTCACTACTTCTatggtaggtttttttttttcatcaaatacctctatttctacccaaaaaaaaaaaaatacccctccatagtagttttttattttttttccttcctccaaATAATTGATCGAACCATGTAAATTAGTCCACGGAATAGGTATATTACTATGATAAATCTCACTTCCAGTAGACTACCTACTCAGATCATTCGATTTTTCCTTACACAATGTTCGATATCAATAAACTTTCATCATGTTAATAACAATCATTTTTCCAAGTTTTTGGTTCAAGAAAATACCTCTTTTCAATACCCAGGTTTCACTTTGGCATAAGATCATCCACCCAACTTAACTTATTTGCCATTGCATCTATGCTCATGTTTTTGTATGATAAGCACATACCAATCTTTCCGGTTTTTCCCAGAAATAGTCAATACATTATTGTCTCATCATCCCATGGTCTTTGTTTTATTAATCACATTTTGGGAGAAGGTTCTCTAAGCAAGTAGTATAGAGAGACACATCAATAAGGTGTGACAAAATGATTTTATACATAGAAAACACAAGGAAATTATTTCATgtgaagaaggaagagagagagagagagggtgataTCTCCCCTGGGGTCTTGGGAGCCTTTTTCCTTACTTTTTAATCATTATATAAAtctaaaatatataattttttgcaAAACTCTTTTGTCAGGAACATATGCAACTAAAATTTACTCATCACTTAAATTAACATCGTTGAGAATTGAGAATTataatttgtttcaattttcgGAATGAAAATGCACTAGATTTAACAATGAAAACAGCGAAAGGAATTGTAATAAAATTTTGAGTGAAAACAAATATGTTAATAGAAATAAATTCATTAACATGAAATTGACTCAtcattcttctttgtttcatgTTTTTATTGTCATGTTATGACACTTATATGAGAGAAGTCTTCTTTGATGAGTTTGATTGAGGTGAAAGATCCATTAAGAAATAACCACCACCCAATAGTGCCAAGTAAATGTTTATTTCAATGTGTGTTCTTGCTTTTTACAGCTTGAATTGAGATTCTTTTTCAAATGAGAATGCATTTTGACATCTTATCTTAAAATAATTAACTTGATCTAGTAAGTAATTAGTTTTAACATCATTAAATACTATcaattatttataattatatagTTGTTAACTAAAACGGATGTTCTCCATATGAAAATAGAGCAATTTTGTTCAacctaatttttttgtttaaaggaTAACAACAACTTGGCTTCTTTGGTtaaaaatattgcctatgaggTAATGACTAGGAAATGCCTGTTTGATAAGCTGCCTAAATACCATTACACTTTGTAGtccttgtttttcttatttattttattattaaaaaaagtcTCTAAATAAAACCCAAATGTGGGAGTGATGTTTTGATGAATTTATTCATTGATTGCTAGGAGATTGTATATTTAGTTTTGTCttgatttaaatattaaaaaaaaaatccaaaaagaggAATTATTGACAATATTGTTCCTTTAAATAGACATCATACATGtctagaaggagagagaaattttgaattttaatagaATAGGCACACCtcattaaaagaagagagagcatAACCTATGAAGATTTTGTGTACACGGCAGTCGTGTATCAATGTTTTTTCGTAATATTCAAATATACTTTagtgaagaaaaagagagattacatacTCCAATCCAAGATTTGAGGTCACATTTCCATCATGTGGAGGCAGGGATATGTACTTTAGTACTTGGAAGTAGGGATTGACTCTGTAGATTTAAGAATCAAAACTGGATCAGCTGTGGCTAGTATCAATACTTTGTTTGAAATAAGTCTACCAAACCTGGTTTTTATTAAAtgtttaaattatttaattatacaTGGATAATGATGGATTATATTGTTTTTACGTTTTCACCTGAAATAATTCTAGAATA
It includes:
- the LOC122081163 gene encoding probable leucine-rich repeat receptor-like protein kinase At1g68400; this encodes MAKATHRYLHFFILLSLLHFTLSQPSSNPDFKPLMAFKNASDTTNKLSSWNETVDPCRWYGVSCIRGRVNRLVLEGLDLRGSFQPLASLNQLRVLSLKRNSLSGTIPDLSNLTALKLLFLSYNEFSGDFPASVSLLTRLYRLDLSYNNLSGQIPITVNHLTHLLTLRLEANQFSGPITGLSLPNLQDFNVSGNNLKGAIPTSLSSFPKTAFDRNRVLCGSPLSNCKSTAPEGAVASPVSPVKGSPAVISSSPAVSGANAQGNGHRSGARKMSMLAVIAIIVGDLLVLSVVSLFLYCYFLRSYVGKMREGRGSRLLESEKIVYSACPYPSQGGGGCNDRGKMVFFEEGGSKRFELEDLLRASAEMLGKGGFGTAYKAILDDGNVVAVKRLKEVQVGGKREFEQHMELLGRLRHPNVVTLKAYYYARDEKLLVYAYMPNGSLFWLLHGNRGPGRTPLDWTTRLKIAAGAARGLAFIHHSYRSPRLAHGNIRSTNVLLDNTGNARVCDYGLSVFASPNSLPRSTGYRAPEVTDGRKFSQKADVYAFGVLLLELLTGKCPFVMESSGPGGGYGGIVDLPRWVQSVVREEWTAEVFDLELMRYKDIEEEMVGLLQIAMACTSPTPDQRPKMGYIVKMIEEIRGVEMTPSHESCDSVSDSPNASDDTGGVTG